From Elusimicrobiaceae bacterium:
GGCTGTTTAACAGGAGAATAAAAATGTCAAAGAAAGCCTTTACTTTAATAGAGTTGTTGATAGTAGTACTTATTATTGGAGTATTAAGTGCTATTGCTATCCCAATGTATCAAGGAGCAGTAGACAAAAGTCATTGGAGCACGATGTTACCGGGAGCCAAAGCGATAAAAGACGCAGAAGAAGCTTTTAAAATGGCCAATGCGGGATAT
This genomic window contains:
- a CDS encoding prepilin-type N-terminal cleavage/methylation domain-containing protein, coding for MSKKAFTLIELLIVVLIIGVLSAIAIPMYQGAVDKSHWSTMLPGAKAIKDAEEAFKMANAGYTDTMANLDVTMENNDLTFNLITPNNTSDPNVIRV